Proteins encoded together in one Sesamum indicum cultivar Zhongzhi No. 13 unplaced genomic scaffold, S_indicum_v1.0 scaffold00492, whole genome shotgun sequence window:
- the LOC105180269 gene encoding cytochrome P450 CYP749A22-like isoform X1: MMISLFSLFCLSLTLAVFSRLVYKLWLGPIHMQQKLQSQGLKGPSYKLLHGNTKEIISMRKEAIKAPCDLGQHDMFPRILPHLNTWMKLYGKNFLIWIGNQPQIVVTEPELVREILTDKEGVYRKIKPISHAKKLLGDGLVVAEGEKWSKLRKLANHAFHGESLKDMVSAMVESVDTMLERWRYHEGKEIEVSKEFKLLTSDVISRTAFGSSYVEGKNIFDMMMKLGVLIAKNTFKIRLFGLKKIWRSKDDIESDKIEQSLHDSILSLVKKREDKVKAGESDNFGNDFLGSLLKVHHDIDPKSRISVDDIVDECKVFYIAGHETTSTLLSWTVFLLSIFTEWQEKARDEVVQVFGQEKPTAEGIARLKILTMIVYEALRLYSPVLSITRRVHRNIKLGKYEIPANVQVNVPTLALHRNPEIWGKDAHMFKPERFAEGLANAANRNSMAFLPFAAGPRSCVGNNFAVNEAKMTLSMILQRYRLALSPNYIHAPYQFLTVQPQHGVQIILHLL; this comes from the exons ATGATGATCAGTTTATTCTCCCTCTTCTGCCTCTCTCTCACCCTTGCAGTTTTCTCAAGATTAGTCTACAAGCTATGGTTAGGCCCGATTCATATGCAACAGAAGCTGCAGTCCCAAGGACTCAAAGGGCCCTCTTACAAACTCTTACATGGAAACACTAAAGAGATCATCAGTATGAGGAAAGAAGCCATTAAAGCTCCCTGTGATTTAGGGCAGCATGATATGTTCCCAAGAATTCTTCCACATTTGAATACTTGGATGAAGTTATATG GCAAGAATTTCCTTATCTGGATTGGTAATCAGCCTCAAATAGTTGTTACTGAGCCTGAGTTGGTTAGGGAAATATTGACCGATAAGGAAGGAGTTTACCGGAAAATAAAACCTATAAGTCATGCAAAGAAACTTCTAGGAGATGGGCTTGTAGTAGCAGAAGGGGAAAAATGGTCAAAGCTAAGGAAACTAGCCAATCATGCTTTCCATGGAGAGAGCTTGAAG GATATGGTTTCGGCAATGGTAGAAAGTGTGGATACAATGCTGGAGAGATGGAGATATCATGAAGggaaagaaattgaagtatCTAAGGAATTTAAGCTTTTGACATCAGATGTTATCTCAAGAACAGCCTTTGGAAGCAGTTATGTGGAAGGGAAGAATATCTTTGATATGATGATGAAGTTGGGTGTTTTGATTGCTAAGAACACTTTTAAGATTAGACTCTTTGGTCTGAA GAAGATTTGGAGGTCGAAAGATGATATTGAATCGGACAAAATTGAGCAATCATTACACGATTCTATCTTGTCATTGGTTAAGAAAAGGGAAGATAAGGTAAAGGCAGGGGAATCAGACAACTTTGGAAATGATTTTCTGGGATCCCTCCTAAAAGTTCACCATGATATTGATCCAAAAAGCAGAATCTCAGTCGATGATATAGTTGATGAATGCAAGGTATTCTATATTGCCGGGCACGAAACAACTAGCACCTTGCTCTCGTGGACTGTCTTTCTCTTGTCCATTTTCACAGAATGGCAAGAAAAAGCAAGGGACGAGGTGGTTCAAGTCTTTGGCCAGGAAAAACCAACAGCAGAAGGCATTGCCAGGCTTAAAATC TTAACGATGATTGTTTATGAAGCATTAAGGCTTTACAGCCCCGTTCTTTCTATTACTAGAAGAGTACACAGAAACATCAAGTTGGGAAAATATGAAATTCCTGCAAATGTTCAGGTGAATGTTCCAACACTAGCACTACATCGGAATCCTGAGATATGGGGAAAAGATGCCCATATGTTCAAGCCAGAGAGATTTGCTGAAGGATTGGCTAATGCAGCAAACAGAAATTCCATGGCATTTCTCCCTTTTGCTGCTGGTCCTCGATCATGTGTGGGCAATAACTTTGCAGTTAATGAAGCTAAGATGACGCTCTCGATGATTTTGCAGCGTTATAGATTAGCGCTCTCGCCAAATTATATCCATGCGCCTTACCAGTTTCTTACTGTTCAGCCTCAACATGGAGTTCAGATCATTCTGCATTTGCTGTGA
- the LOC105180269 gene encoding cytochrome P450 CYP749A22-like isoform X2: MMISLFSLFCLSLTLAVFSRLVYKLWLGPIHMQQKLQSQGLKGPSYKLLHGNTKEIISMRKEAIKAPCDLGQHDMFPRILPHLNTWMKLYGKNFLIWIGNQPQIVVTEPELVREILTDKEGVYRKIKPISHAKKLLGDGLVVAEGEKWSKLRKLANHAFHGESLKDMVSAMVESVDTMLERWRYHEGKEIEVSKEFKLLTSDVISRTAFGSSYVEGKNIFDMMMKLGVLIAKNTFKIRLFGLKKIWRSKDDIESDKIEQSLHDSILSLVKKREDKVKAGESDNFGNDFLGSLLKVHHDIDPKSRISVDDIVDECKVFYIAGHETTSTLLSWTVFLLSIFTEWQEKARDEVVQVFGQEKPTAEGIARLKIVNVPTLALHRNPEIWGKDAHMFKPERFAEGLANAANRNSMAFLPFAAGPRSCVGNNFAVNEAKMTLSMILQRYRLALSPNYIHAPYQFLTVQPQHGVQIILHLL, encoded by the exons ATGATGATCAGTTTATTCTCCCTCTTCTGCCTCTCTCTCACCCTTGCAGTTTTCTCAAGATTAGTCTACAAGCTATGGTTAGGCCCGATTCATATGCAACAGAAGCTGCAGTCCCAAGGACTCAAAGGGCCCTCTTACAAACTCTTACATGGAAACACTAAAGAGATCATCAGTATGAGGAAAGAAGCCATTAAAGCTCCCTGTGATTTAGGGCAGCATGATATGTTCCCAAGAATTCTTCCACATTTGAATACTTGGATGAAGTTATATG GCAAGAATTTCCTTATCTGGATTGGTAATCAGCCTCAAATAGTTGTTACTGAGCCTGAGTTGGTTAGGGAAATATTGACCGATAAGGAAGGAGTTTACCGGAAAATAAAACCTATAAGTCATGCAAAGAAACTTCTAGGAGATGGGCTTGTAGTAGCAGAAGGGGAAAAATGGTCAAAGCTAAGGAAACTAGCCAATCATGCTTTCCATGGAGAGAGCTTGAAG GATATGGTTTCGGCAATGGTAGAAAGTGTGGATACAATGCTGGAGAGATGGAGATATCATGAAGggaaagaaattgaagtatCTAAGGAATTTAAGCTTTTGACATCAGATGTTATCTCAAGAACAGCCTTTGGAAGCAGTTATGTGGAAGGGAAGAATATCTTTGATATGATGATGAAGTTGGGTGTTTTGATTGCTAAGAACACTTTTAAGATTAGACTCTTTGGTCTGAA GAAGATTTGGAGGTCGAAAGATGATATTGAATCGGACAAAATTGAGCAATCATTACACGATTCTATCTTGTCATTGGTTAAGAAAAGGGAAGATAAGGTAAAGGCAGGGGAATCAGACAACTTTGGAAATGATTTTCTGGGATCCCTCCTAAAAGTTCACCATGATATTGATCCAAAAAGCAGAATCTCAGTCGATGATATAGTTGATGAATGCAAGGTATTCTATATTGCCGGGCACGAAACAACTAGCACCTTGCTCTCGTGGACTGTCTTTCTCTTGTCCATTTTCACAGAATGGCAAGAAAAAGCAAGGGACGAGGTGGTTCAAGTCTTTGGCCAGGAAAAACCAACAGCAGAAGGCATTGCCAGGCTTAAAATC GTGAATGTTCCAACACTAGCACTACATCGGAATCCTGAGATATGGGGAAAAGATGCCCATATGTTCAAGCCAGAGAGATTTGCTGAAGGATTGGCTAATGCAGCAAACAGAAATTCCATGGCATTTCTCCCTTTTGCTGCTGGTCCTCGATCATGTGTGGGCAATAACTTTGCAGTTAATGAAGCTAAGATGACGCTCTCGATGATTTTGCAGCGTTATAGATTAGCGCTCTCGCCAAATTATATCCATGCGCCTTACCAGTTTCTTACTGTTCAGCCTCAACATGGAGTTCAGATCATTCTGCATTTGCTGTGA